TGAGCCATGAGGTGGCCAATTCCCTTGCATTTGAAACATGCCTTTGGCTGGTTGGTAGACGTATTTGGCCTTGGAAGAGTTGGTCGCGGGGTTGGTTTAGAAGGAGTTGCACTCGGATGGAACGGTTGCTCCATTCgcctgttttccttttctttattgcCTTGCCTTGGCCAAGCATTGGATGTTGGCAATTGATCTCTTCTCCAAGGTATGGAAGAGGATGTAGTGGTTCGGCCACTAGGTGTCTTTATAGGTAAGGCTTGCATTTCCACCTTCTCTGCATAAGACACCATTTGTTGTAGCTCAAAGTGGTCTTGAAGCTCAACCTTCTTCCGAATttcaggatttaatccattaagaaatcttgccatggttgcttctgaatcctcttgtatattggcccttatcattgctacctccatttgtttgtggtactcatcaaccgaactggacccttgggtgagtcgttggagccgattgtacaagtccgtggtgTAATtgaagggtacaaatcgtttcctcatcacttgcttcatttcagcccaagtgtcaattggttgttccctatttctcctccttgtggcacatacttgctcccaccaaatggatgcataatcttcaaattcaataactgcaagtttcacctttttctcttcagagtaattgtggacttcaaacacttgctcaactctcctaacccaatctaaataagcttcaggatcatttttcccatgaaaggtaggcatcttagtctttgatggaaccaagattgtcatcgattctcctaggtcggtctcggccttccctcgcttccctgtggcttttccttgatcggaataaggtgttagaatgatacccctcatcatccgcatcatgctCAACACTCTGAGCACTTGAAACCCTATTGGAAATATCTCcagtacctcgcatctcaatggcagccaacctgtcggatatttgtgccatcgtaaattcatgtctctccgcttgtttttgaagagtttggagcaccagtttgagtgacacgtcggtctcagacggctcaggcatgttcccctcttgagacatattgtccaACCTGCAAAACGAGTGTATCCTAAtctaccttgcaaagcactcgtgtatcactcaagaaaacacactcactctcaattttccttctcgaagttcttaaaacaactcaactctaaaaaattccagaattaattaccctataagtaataagacacaaagcagaattttttGCGAATCCTAGAAAACAAAAACTCTACCTGAagctggaacttttttttttttttcagctgtTGCTTTACTGAGATTCTGGTTagtattttggagtataaatggtgcttttggggtgctcaaataatgtacgaaccagtcctcaaatttcagtcaaatcggattgcaaaactagctcaaccgattttagaaactcaagaactcccaagacggtttgggctaaggtgtttggtttggttttgaaaacggaattgggtgtgtttggggctggttaggtcgtttggggtctttggaattcaatcaagattggaactcaagagttggaaaccaatcaaaagtaggaaactcaagttttgggaaatcaaccaagatttggagactaATCAAGATTTGGGAAaccaccaagaattggaaactcacgattttttggaaacttgatttcctttgtatgagagccaattccttctcctcttcctttttttattctctttcatttttttttcttttttttttctttaaaccctaacaacccaaacacaagtataacaaacccaagaacttggacagaaaaacacaaaaagacaatacccaaacattttattttttttgactcggatgaacagtaacgtgaacagtacgctacagtacgatgaacagtaattcggaacagtaacgatgaacagtaatcgctacagttttttttttttttggaaaaaagacaAACTagcaagatatgaacaacttcaattaaaagagaattaacctgatgctctgattaccaactgatataggcaaccctaggggaagaccctcctagaacctcccaatcttgtaattatcagagttggatcttttctcccaacagaaattgaactcgattgttctcatgaactcaagacctctgacacacaaaggtaatcagcaattttaagcaaataaagatggatgaagagacaccacgattagggaacaaactaatcgataaagtcagatttgaatcctaagcaatgaactcaagaattcaagagtaagttcgattaagaacttgaaggaaaattcctcacgatttctggttgtaataatctgtctttCGCTCATACAataggtgcctttttataggctaaaactagggcaaaatccggcccacataaacctggaagaaattcggtccgcacaaagagcttaaagagccagctctttaaggctttccgataaggcccaataagtaataaaatactcaacgcttaacaactactaaactagacagttttaaaacaactaccaactaagctaacaagtatgagatcattccttcgcttcaaacgtacaagtgaacaaagtaacttcatggtccatcgaatcttcaaacctagcttgctccttgcttgtatggtgaatgatcaaggctcgtaaagcttccttcaccttcttggttcttgatcttgtcatcggaccaccaatgttgatcaaagggtccttgacccaaggttggagTTGTTGCGCGCCCGTATCCGCATCAGATTCACTGCTCACTTCTCCAACAGTGAAAGAACTCCCACCGTGCTTATCAAAACTGGCAATAACATTATAGAGATTGGTATCAGAGGAAAACACCTGAAAAAGAACTGGAGAAGCTTCGCTCTTCAACATCAATTGCAGCATAACGACACTCTTGTGTTTATTCTAGAATCACAGACCACATTTGTTGTTTTAATATTTGATTATAATGGAGTTGAAAAACTATTTCCATGGTATTACACTTTCAGCATTTATTCAGATGCTTAAAGCTGTAATTAACCTCTTTTAAGTCATCTAATCATGCCTCTGCTGCTTTTTAAATGCTGCCATTGATGTACTAGAACCTTTTTCCTTCCAATAACACTGTTCAGTTTTATTCCACCTCATTACATAAGTGCGTCATTAATTATGCAGCTCCTTTATCCCAAATGCTTAAGTGAATACTAAATTTATAACTTATCAATACCGATATTAAAATGCTCCAATAATTGTCAGGCCTTCGCAAAAAATTTACAGCAAACGTCCAAAATATTTACTGAATCTCTGAAGATATTCCTATCATCAACATTTTGTACTTTTCACTACCTAACAATGAATACACGTGAACGTTTCAGATTCTGAACACTTTATCACCAATAATGGTCCTTGCTACAACTCTACACCTTTACCTTTGGACGAAAATGACAGCATGCATATCAGCTTTTGAAATTCTATACTTTTATGTTTCAAACATAAATTTACCACAGTGTCTTAAGTACCTAGCCATTTCACTTTTGTATGCATTCCACCAAAACATACAAGGACAAAACAGCAATCTACAATACTTTCCTTCCTCTGATTCTACTTTTAACATCAACAtcttccttctccttctccttcttaCCATATCCATTCCTGCTATTCCAATTCTATCTTTTCTGCAACCCTTTTAACTCGTATAGATTATACTTCACCCATTTAATTCTTTTATATTTCTATTATGGAGTATCCTACAATGCACCCTGTAGTAATCCCTCTGTCCGCTGTTCGTCCGCATTCATCAAACTGGATAGTTGCTCTCCAGGTTATAGAAGCTAGACATATTAAAAACAATTCGCACTTCCAACAAAACTTTCGCACTTTTGTGCTTGCTGATTCGCAGGTAACACATGCTTAATTCCATTTTTAACTCATGACTATTTAGTTATGGACTAATCACCTTTAACAATTCTTAATATCAGGGTGTAAAAGTTAGTATGCATGCTATCGGAAACATGATTGCTCGCCTTACTGGATTACTGCTGCTATTTAAAAGCTACTACATCTACATTTCTGGAGCCTCTGTTCACCAACTACACAATGCTTCTCCTCCTACCAAATTTCCATTTTACTGGATTGTTACTGAAGCTACATCAATTCATCAAATTCAACAGCTCGATTATCCCTCTCTCCCTTCGCATTTTCAGTTATATCCATTTACTATGCTGGACGTAATTGCTGATACCGAACAATTAATAAGTAAGTTCATCATTATCCTCTGCTTGTTTTTCCCCGCATCTTACTTACTTGACATTTTTTTATAATCTTAATATATTCGCTTCTTCCGTTTTCCTAAGCTGTCATGGGAGTTATACTCCATGCTCTACCTAACAACATTGTCCCTGGTCAAGGAACACCACGTGTAGCTCGAGACTATGTGATTGCTAATCAAGAGTAAAACATTTACTTATCAGTCTAATTTTCACTTTCGTTCTTTCAAAATCGTGCAAATTTCCAATAACGTATTCTATTGTTATTCATTCCTCAGCATGAAACCTTTGATATTAACTTTGCAAGATGAgtttgaagaaaattatggcCCTGCTATTGCAATAGCAGAAGACCCTTTTCCAATTATCATCGCCATAAGAGTCAAAGCTACAACAAATCATTGTGCTCACTTACTTCACCTTTATTATTTAAAGAGTCTTCTAAACTTCTAtcatttccaaaaaaaattctctGTCACCTATATAACTTTTACCCTATTCTTGCCAAACATATCAGATTTGAGTCTCTCAACTCACCATTCCTCGGTGATTTTGGTAGCTCCGACCGCTCAACAGGCGATCAACTTAAAATCCTGGTAGAACGTTTTAACCACTTTCTGCGTTATTATCTCCTttattatataacaacttaaatcTTTCGCTTTTATCATAGGCATCATTACCATGCCGATATCCTAGCACGAATGCTTAATGAGAGCAGTTACACTAACCCACGTATACTTCTTCCTCCTGTAAACCATAATCGAATCACTCATATTGCTTCCGTTCTTCAATAGGTAATGTTCCTATTTCAATATTTACATTTACATATACTGTCCTTTACATTCACTTCCAcagctttttcctttttttttagccTTGACTCTTTCTTCTACCTTTTCTTCTCTCTCAAAGAAACCAATGACTGCCTGGATTCAAGGTGTTGTTGAGCTGGATTATGTACATCATAACTTAACTTATATAGCTTGTCCCCTTTGTTACTATCCAAGcaaaattgcaagcaatttgcCTGTTACATGTCAACACTGCCACTCTAACGTAGATTTAGTTCCTAGGTAAACATAATTATTAACTTCTCTTGCTTCCTTTCATCACCAACTTTAATCGCTTCCAATTTCTAACTGCAAACCTGCCTATTTCTTCGTTGCAGAGCTCTCATTGCAATTTCACTCATTGATAGAACTGGATATTTATGTGCTACTGCTATGGATATTGAAGCAGAGAAGCTAATTCAGTATTCAACCGTGGAACTATACCATTTACAACAAGAAGTAACCACTGATACTTTTTCAAACTAAAtattttcttgcttcttttttaAACCCGTTACAGTTTTCTTCCATCATTTTTTTACAACAGGGCGTTGATCTTGCTCAATACCTTGCGCATACTTTACAAGGAAAACTGCTCATGTGCTACATTAAGCCCTCTCCTTCCAAATTCAGACCCATAAAACGTGCAGCTTATGAGATAATCACATCCTACTCAGTTGACGAAGTTTTCAATGCTGAGAATATTAACATGAACAACCTTAACATCAATGATTGACCTTCTACTTATTTTGCGTACATCACTGTTGCCTTTAATCTGCTTTTCACTATGTATATTTAATCATAATTCCTGCGTATTATAACTACATttcctattttattttctttgtcttTACATTCCTCCTTTATTACATACTTATTTATTTTACAATAAATTCTCATTTTTGCACTAATTATCTGTCGCTATCACAatactaccacaaatataactaagccaaacatccaaataaaataatttcCACTTTCCAGTTCAATTTTTACTATTCAAATCAAAATGCAATCAACACAAACCAAAAAAACAATAGGTATATAAACAACCAAGTTTTCCTCACACAAAATCCCTCCTCATTTTCTGGGCAATCTTTAAACTTATACCGCGCATCGCGTGGTAAACACCTCCTAGTTCTCTCTAGTTGCTGAATATTTTTCTACCATACTCCTGTTATCGCTTCGCGCTGTAAAGAATTTGACTTTGTAAAACTCGTCTGAGGAAGAGCAGAGCATCTTGTTCGAGCAATATCATTACACAATGCACCGCGAAATCTATCCATCTGCATATGAGCTTTTAAACTTTTGTCTTAGAAAGATTATATTGTATAACATTTTCTGGATAAAGGTACGCATGCATATGCATTAcaaaaaatttcagaatttctttgttttcGTGCAATTCAAACAGAGAGTTGGCCCGTTAATACTGAGGTTTATAAGAAGCTAAAGTTTATCAATGATTTAGTTTGCTGAATTACAGGCTATATAGTCTTCATTCTGGCGCTTACCCATATGATTCATGTTCTGTTCAATTGCATGTCATTTTCTTTTTAGGGGTAAACGACATGAATCATGCTTCCAATAATTGATATTGGACCGTCATCATTTCTTATGATAGAGAAGAATTTGCTATTTTTGGAAATAGTACGAAACTCAAATGTACTTTTCAGTAGCTCAAATTttgctacatttttttttatcatgaatcttttttatttttttccttttttctttttgggttctCCATAGATGTTTTAATCTTTACTTTTTGAGATGTATCAGTTTTTCTAGCTATCAAAATCTTATGTTGAAAAGATTCTAATACAAATACTCCTACAaaactttcatttattttaagcACTTTTAGTGCAATATTGGGGCAAGTAATTTTGACATGGAGGTCAAGATTTGGATATATTGATCAAGTTCATTGGTCTCTTATCCCAAGAACATATGTCATGGGTTATAAACTTGGGATATTTTAATCTCTATCCGTAGCTCATTTCCCCTTGAGAATGTGACATGCAATGTACCCCACTGGATACATTTTCGCAGGGGAATTGAAGAATTGGCACCATTATTACCAACATGACACTTTAACAATGAGAAACAACATAATATAGcaaaacaaaacacaaaaattgaTCATTATCATAATTCACAGTCCAATTTCCAGAGGCCTATGGTTTTCCAGATACTCAATGAAGCTGTTCATGTACCTATTGTGCATATCTTTATCTCCAAATACATAACTCAGTTCCTTTGCTTTATCCCTGAAAATCTGACCATCTTCACAAACTGTTACTTTCTTAACTGACTCGGCCACAGAATTTCTAGTGAAAGAACCATCATTTTCATCTCTTGGAATTTCTACACCCACCTTTGAATCCACCAGAATCCTTGCATTCAAACCTTGATCAACAGCTATTGGTAACATTATTAGTGCTCGACCAAACTCAAGTCCCTCAATTATAGAACTCCAGCCACAGTGGGTCAAGAAACTGCCGACCGAGTCATGACTTAGTATCTTGGATTGGGGAGCCCAAGTTTCCCATACAATCCCTCGGTCCTTAACTCTCTCCAGAAACCCATTTGGTAGCTCCAACGAATCAGACCTCCTTAAAGCCCAGAAGAAGCTTAAACCTGACAGCTCCAATCCAAGAGCTAACTCAGTGAGTTCATCTTGACTCAGTCCCACCTCACTCCCCAAAGCTACATAAACCGCAGACAACTTCTTCTGCTCATCAAGCCACTCCTTGATTGCAACCCACGATTCATTTTTGTCAAtggtttcaatttcttgatcACCTGGTGGCATGAGACCCAGTGGAATGACTGGCTTATGATGAAGTTCTTCGAGCAGGTTCAACCATAACGGTTCAAACTCGAAGCAGTGACGAATTATAATCATGTCACACCCCGATATGGCCGAGCCAAGCCGATACGTATCAGTAACGCTCCCTCCAGGCTTGTTTGACGTCTCCAGAGTCCGTTTCCACTCGTACATCCTATATGCTAAATTCGTAGGAAATGGAATCCATTTCGGGGGGGCAGTGTAATCCTTAAGAGTCAAATCTTTCTTGGGGGAATCGATCATGACCGATGTTGgtccaaaaaaatccaaaaaccATGCATTAATCACAAAGAAATGGGCACGAGAAATTCTAAGCTGAGCAGCAATGGGAGGTAACCAATAAGGAGCAAAATCGTAAATAATCCAATCAGGAGTTGAAGACTCAAGGAACTGAGTCAACTCATCTTCAAGACCATCAAATGCTTTCTTGAGAAAATGGATGTCTTCAGGGGGAACATCCATAGTGGCCTCTGCATTTTCGGGAAGGTTTTCTATCCTTGGTAATGTGAGATTAACGAAATCAAAACACGGGACTAAGTCTGGAGGCAAAGTTGGCAAGCGATTCATGTTCCTAGGGGTGGATAGGAAGGAAATTTTGTGGCCCTTTTGAGCTATGAATTTGGCCACCTCAAAAAATGGAATCAGGTGGCCAAATGCTAGCCATGGGAACACTGCTACGTGTAATTTCCTATTGTCAGCCATTAATCGCTCTATAATTAATCTCTCCCGGGCTAATTGCTACACTGGCTTGCCAAATTTTGAGGACAAGGCTATACAGATGCAGAGAAGAACAATTGTTGCAGTAATATATCCAAAcaacaaaatagaaaaactggAATTGAATAAGATTAAAGTACTTAATTAAGTGGCCGGTGTAGTATATATAACGTTGGAGTtgataattaaatataaatgaATCTTAGCGTGTTTTGGACGGCATAGTTGTTTATATAAACGTCATTGCTGGACATAATTAGATTCTTAATTAATTAGTACCTTGGATTACGGATCTTATACTTATTGCACCAATCTTATTCAATTTGGATTTGGTCAATTCAAACTGTTGCTTGTGAAGAGTTTTATTCAGATGAAGATTAGCCTGATACAAGTATTATGATGCTAGAGTTATTATAAAACAGAACTAACCTTTCAATCtttgatttttattatttactttttccaGCGAAAGAAATGATTATGTATACATTTGTgcgctatttttttttttttttggatttttttgtagTTGAAAACATTAAAATTTATTCTTCATGGAAAATATTTTGAGTTTCTATGAGAATATTCCTTAACAAATTTTCAACAatctttttacctcacatacatcatatgtTAAAACAATGTTACaatagtgttttttttttctacatcATATATATATTGGAAAAACTATCGTACCAGTTGTCTATACATTTCTATGTTATtattcattatatatatatatatatatatatatctattgcCTTTAATA
This sequence is a window from Coffea eugenioides isolate CCC68of chromosome 7, Ceug_1.0, whole genome shotgun sequence. Protein-coding genes within it:
- the LOC113776799 gene encoding putative UDP-rhamnose:rhamnosyltransferase 1, whose protein sequence is MADNRKLHVAVFPWLAFGHLIPFFEVAKFIAQKGHKISFLSTPRNMNRLPTLPPDLVPCFDFVNLTLPRIENLPENAEATMDVPPEDIHFLKKAFDGLEDELTQFLESSTPDWIIYDFAPYWLPPIAAQLRISRAHFFVINAWFLDFFGPTSVMIDSPKKDLTLKDYTAPPKWIPFPTNLAYRMYEWKRTLETSNKPGGSVTDTYRLGSAISGCDMIIIRHCFEFEPLWLNLLEELHHKPVIPLGLMPPGDQEIETIDKNESWVAIKEWLDEQKKLSAVYVALGSEVGLSQDELTELALGLELSGLSFFWALRRSDSLELPNGFLERVKDRGIVWETWAPQSKILSHDSVGSFLTHCGWSSIIEGLEFGRALIMLPIAVDQGLNARILVDSKVGVEIPRDENDGSFTRNSVAESVKKVTVCEDGQIFRDKAKELSYVFGDKDMHNRYMNSFIEYLENHRPLEIGL